The following proteins come from a genomic window of Micromonospora zamorensis:
- a CDS encoding heat shock protein transcriptional repressor HspR, with translation MSGEFLGSGDPAYEAKVLMISVAARMAGMHPQTLRQYDRLGLVQPGRAAGGGRRYSVRDVVLLREVQRLSQDDGINLAGVKRIIGLERLLEQAQQRVARLEAELDAAYRRVAELESLARFPGRDLVPTNRTSTALVVWRPRRMPDR, from the coding sequence ATGTCGGGCGAGTTCCTCGGTTCGGGTGACCCTGCCTACGAGGCCAAGGTTCTGATGATCTCGGTTGCGGCCCGGATGGCGGGGATGCACCCACAGACCCTGCGCCAGTACGACCGGCTGGGGCTGGTGCAGCCCGGCCGGGCCGCTGGTGGCGGCCGTCGGTACAGCGTGCGCGACGTGGTGCTGCTGCGCGAGGTCCAGCGGCTCAGTCAGGACGACGGGATCAACCTGGCCGGCGTCAAGCGGATCATCGGGCTGGAGCGGCTGCTGGAGCAGGCGCAGCAGCGGGTGGCCCGGCTGGAGGCGGAGCTGGACGCCGCGTACCGCCGGGTGGCCGAGCTGGAGTCGCTGGCCCGCTTCCCGGGTCGGGACCTGGTGCCGACCAACCGCACGTCCACCGCGCTGGTCGTCTGGCGACCCCGCCGCATGCCCGATCGCTGA
- a CDS encoding epoxide hydrolase family protein — protein MTGTAIRPFRVEIPQTALDDLADRLGRTVWPADLPGTGDSYGMSSDRVRALADRWRDGFDWRVVEARLNAHPQFVTEIDGEQIHFLHVRSTRPDATPLVLTHGWPGSVLEYLDVIAPLTEPTDPDAPAFHVVIPSLPGFGLSGPTRSAGWNRHRTARAWAELMNRLGYASYGAVGNDAGSMVAPELGRIDRDHVLGVHVTQLFSFPSGDPAEFAGLSEADQAALQHLQWFYENKFSFNQVHSQQPQTLAFALADSPVGLLAWNAQLFDESLDADFILANVALYWFTGTAASAIRFYWEDAHAEESPTGPTTAPTALAMFPGDFQSIRRFADRDHANIVRWTAYDNDVDGRGDVGGHYAAHQATEVLVADIREFFASRR, from the coding sequence ATGACCGGCACTGCGATCCGCCCGTTCCGCGTCGAGATCCCGCAGACCGCACTCGACGACCTGGCCGACCGGCTGGGCCGCACCGTCTGGCCCGCCGACCTGCCCGGCACCGGCGACTCGTACGGGATGAGCAGCGACCGGGTCCGCGCCCTCGCCGACCGGTGGCGGGACGGCTTCGACTGGCGCGTCGTCGAGGCCCGCCTGAACGCCCACCCGCAGTTCGTCACCGAGATCGACGGCGAGCAGATCCACTTCCTGCACGTCCGGTCGACCCGGCCGGACGCCACCCCGCTGGTGCTCACCCACGGCTGGCCAGGCTCGGTGCTGGAATACCTCGACGTGATCGCCCCGCTCACCGAGCCGACCGACCCGGACGCGCCGGCCTTCCACGTGGTCATCCCATCGCTGCCCGGCTTCGGCCTCTCCGGCCCGACCCGCAGCGCCGGGTGGAACCGGCACCGCACGGCCCGCGCCTGGGCCGAGCTGATGAACCGCCTGGGGTACGCCAGCTACGGCGCGGTCGGCAACGACGCCGGCTCGATGGTCGCGCCGGAGCTGGGCCGGATCGACCGGGACCACGTGCTCGGCGTCCACGTCACCCAGCTCTTCTCATTCCCCTCCGGCGACCCGGCCGAGTTCGCCGGGCTGTCCGAGGCGGATCAGGCGGCGCTCCAGCACCTCCAGTGGTTCTACGAGAACAAGTTCTCCTTCAACCAGGTGCACAGCCAGCAGCCACAGACCCTGGCGTTCGCGCTGGCCGACTCCCCGGTCGGGCTGCTCGCCTGGAACGCGCAACTCTTCGACGAGAGCCTGGACGCGGACTTCATCCTGGCCAACGTGGCGCTCTACTGGTTCACCGGCACGGCCGCGTCCGCGATCCGGTTCTACTGGGAGGACGCGCACGCCGAGGAGTCACCGACCGGGCCGACCACCGCGCCGACCGCGCTGGCCATGTTCCCCGGCGACTTCCAGTCCATCCGCCGCTTCGCCGATCGGGACCACGCGAACATCGTCCGGTGGACCGCGTACGACAACGACGTCGACGGCCGCGGTGACGTCGGCGGTCACTACGCCGCCCACCAGGCCACCGAGGTTCTGGTCGCCGACATCCGCGAGTTCTTCGCCAGCCGCCGCTGA
- the dnaJ gene encoding molecular chaperone DnaJ, with translation MSSKDWIEKDFYAVLGVDKAASADDIKKAYRKVARESHPDHNPGDPKAEERFKAASEAYNVLSDTGRRREYDEMRSLFGSGAFRRSARGGGQPGGMPFDVSDMFGGGGGGDRRFGGAGFQDLFSSIFTGGQAGGQAAPRGPARGRDVETEVALDFGDAVRGVTLPLTLRAPGVCETCHGNGAKPGTQPRTCTVCHGAGVTTRDQGAFSFSEPCRNCQGVGTVVEEKCPECQGSGGVTKTRTMNVRFPAGVADGQRIRLAGRGEAGERGGPAGDLFVQVKVRPDELFGRTGDDLTLSVPVTFAEAVLGTDLRVPTLDGAVTLRVPPGTPSGRVLRARGKGVVRRDGQAGDLLVTLDVVVPARLSDEARTALEAFAEQSPPAAREHLDARVRRVS, from the coding sequence GTGAGTTCGAAGGACTGGATCGAGAAGGACTTCTACGCCGTGCTCGGCGTGGACAAGGCCGCCTCCGCGGATGACATCAAGAAGGCGTACCGCAAGGTGGCCCGGGAGTCGCACCCGGACCACAACCCGGGCGACCCGAAGGCCGAGGAGCGGTTCAAGGCCGCGTCCGAGGCCTACAACGTCCTGTCGGACACGGGTCGCCGTCGCGAGTACGACGAGATGCGCTCGCTGTTCGGCTCGGGGGCCTTCCGGCGCAGCGCCCGGGGCGGAGGCCAGCCGGGCGGCATGCCGTTCGACGTCTCCGACATGTTCGGCGGCGGTGGAGGCGGCGACCGTCGCTTCGGCGGAGCCGGCTTCCAGGACCTGTTCAGTTCGATCTTCACCGGTGGCCAGGCCGGTGGGCAGGCCGCACCGCGCGGTCCGGCCCGTGGTCGGGACGTCGAGACCGAGGTGGCACTGGACTTCGGTGACGCCGTACGCGGGGTGACGCTGCCCCTGACGCTGCGCGCCCCCGGAGTCTGCGAGACCTGCCACGGCAACGGGGCCAAGCCCGGCACCCAGCCGCGTACCTGCACGGTCTGCCACGGCGCCGGGGTGACCACCCGCGACCAGGGTGCGTTCAGCTTCTCCGAGCCGTGCCGCAACTGCCAGGGCGTCGGCACCGTGGTCGAGGAGAAGTGCCCGGAGTGCCAGGGCAGTGGCGGGGTCACCAAGACCCGCACCATGAACGTGCGGTTCCCGGCCGGGGTGGCCGACGGTCAGCGCATCCGGCTCGCCGGGCGCGGTGAGGCAGGCGAGCGCGGCGGCCCCGCTGGTGACCTCTTCGTGCAGGTCAAGGTTCGACCGGACGAGCTGTTCGGGCGTACCGGCGACGACCTGACGCTGTCCGTGCCGGTCACCTTCGCGGAGGCCGTGCTCGGCACGGACCTGCGGGTGCCCACGCTCGACGGCGCGGTGACCCTGCGGGTTCCGCCGGGGACGCCGAGCGGGCGGGTGCTGCGGGCCCGTGGCAAGGGTGTGGTCCGCCGCGACGGGCAGGCCGGTGACCTGCTGGTCACGTTGGACGTGGTGGTCCCGGCCCGACTGTCGGACGAGGCGCGCACTGCACTGGAGGCGTTCGCCGAGCAGAGCCCGCCGGCGGCCCGCGAACATCTCGACGCTCGGGTGCGTCGGGTCAGTTAG
- a CDS encoding cation:proton antiporter regulatory subunit, with product MRVRVEQTALPGIGVRHDLVTESGRRLGVVSHRNGRRDLVLYDPDDPDACQSDIPLTDDEAEALADILGASLMLGQLSGLREQAAGLLTEQIAITAGSPYVNRKLGDTKARTRTSASIVAVLREGEVIVSPLPSFRFAAGDVVVVVGTRRGLDGVSAILADSDPDG from the coding sequence GTGCGAGTACGTGTCGAGCAGACCGCCTTACCCGGGATCGGGGTACGCCACGATCTGGTGACGGAGTCAGGACGCCGTTTGGGCGTCGTCTCCCACCGCAATGGCCGCCGTGATCTCGTTCTCTACGACCCCGACGATCCCGACGCGTGCCAGTCGGACATCCCGCTGACCGACGACGAGGCTGAGGCCCTGGCCGACATCCTCGGCGCGTCGCTGATGCTCGGCCAGCTCTCCGGGCTGCGCGAGCAGGCGGCCGGTCTGCTCACCGAGCAGATCGCCATCACGGCCGGGTCGCCGTACGTCAACCGGAAGCTCGGCGACACCAAGGCGCGTACCCGCACGAGCGCCTCCATCGTGGCGGTGCTTCGCGAAGGCGAAGTCATCGTCTCGCCACTTCCCTCCTTCCGCTTCGCGGCCGGCGACGTGGTGGTCGTTGTCGGGACCCGACGGGGTCTCGACGGCGTGTCCGCCATCCTCGCCGACAGTGACCCGGACGGCTGA
- a CDS encoding cation:proton antiporter, whose amino-acid sequence MHDSTTLLVEVGALLLLLGVLGRLSRRVGLSPIPLYLFAGLAFGHGGLLPLAASEEFFAVGAEIGVILLLVMLGLEYSANELVGNLRSAAPAGLIDGVFNALPGAAFALLLGWDWVAALVLGGITWVSSSGVIAKVLADLGRLGNRETPVILSVLVIEDLAMALYLPLVTAVLAGTGLLGGGIALAVAVGTVLLVLVVAIRYGHLISSALSAKDPEALLLGVLGLTLLIAGLAAKLQVSAAVGAFLVGIALSGPVAHHATELLSPLRDLFAAVFFVFFGLVTDPRDIPPVLLPALALAVVTMATKTLTGYLAARRVGIAEPGRWRTGLALVPRGEFSIVIAGLAVAAGSVEPQLAALAATYVLITVVTGPILARLPDFPWFKRWLRNRAAAQRAAPVPIHD is encoded by the coding sequence ATGCACGATTCCACCACTCTGCTCGTCGAAGTCGGCGCGCTGCTGCTGCTGCTTGGCGTCCTCGGTCGGCTCAGCCGCCGGGTAGGCCTGTCCCCCATCCCTCTCTACCTGTTCGCCGGGCTGGCGTTCGGGCACGGCGGGCTGCTTCCGCTCGCCGCCAGCGAGGAGTTCTTCGCGGTCGGCGCCGAGATCGGCGTCATCCTGCTGCTGGTGATGCTCGGCCTGGAATATTCGGCCAACGAGCTGGTCGGCAACCTCCGATCGGCGGCCCCCGCCGGGCTGATAGACGGCGTCTTCAACGCGCTGCCCGGCGCGGCGTTCGCCCTGCTGCTCGGTTGGGACTGGGTGGCCGCCCTGGTGCTCGGCGGCATCACCTGGGTCTCCTCCTCCGGCGTGATCGCCAAGGTCCTCGCCGACCTGGGACGACTCGGTAACCGGGAAACCCCGGTGATCCTCTCGGTCCTGGTGATCGAGGACCTGGCAATGGCGCTCTACCTGCCGCTGGTCACCGCCGTACTGGCGGGCACCGGTCTGCTCGGCGGCGGCATCGCACTCGCCGTCGCGGTGGGCACGGTGCTGCTGGTGCTGGTGGTGGCCATCCGGTACGGCCACCTCATCTCGTCCGCCCTGTCCGCGAAGGACCCGGAGGCGCTGCTGCTCGGCGTACTCGGTCTGACCCTGCTGATCGCCGGGCTCGCGGCGAAGCTGCAGGTGTCGGCGGCGGTCGGCGCGTTCCTCGTCGGCATCGCGCTCTCCGGCCCGGTGGCGCACCACGCGACCGAGTTGCTCTCCCCCCTGCGGGACCTGTTCGCCGCTGTGTTCTTCGTCTTCTTCGGCCTGGTCACCGACCCACGGGACATCCCGCCGGTGCTGTTGCCGGCGCTCGCGTTGGCCGTGGTCACCATGGCGACGAAGACGCTCACCGGCTACCTCGCGGCGCGTCGGGTGGGCATCGCGGAACCCGGCCGATGGCGGACCGGCCTCGCACTCGTACCCCGAGGTGAGTTCTCCATCGTCATCGCCGGGCTCGCGGTGGCCGCCGGGAGCGTCGAGCCGCAGTTGGCGGCGCTGGCCGCGACGTACGTCCTGATCACCGTGGTGACCGGGCCGATCCTCGCCCGGCTGCCGGACTTCCCGTGGTTCAAGCGGTGGCTGCGCAACCGCGCGGCGGCCCAGCGGGCGGCACCGGTCCCGATCCACGACTGA